One Luteibacter aegosomaticola genomic window carries:
- a CDS encoding autotransporter serine protease, producing MGRNILRQRELALAVCVSLGVAACGGGGGGKSSGGGGTVINPPTTPTQPTTPSTPQPPIDVQLTATNVRIAQGAGFNGQGEVIGIIDTGVTRAHPALAGRVTSNLTYVDPSTNNTGVDDVVGHGTAVAEIAAGTPFGLFVGGVAPQATIVSARIINDKAPTDDGSGQGNKTTSADPLGQVNSDVASHGARIINNSWGGVYWDVTDTAATKSFHDAYASLTANGAHLFVFAAGNNGDPNPSDVAALPSRAPDLEQGWLTVVALDSNNTSQIASYSNRCGIAKNYCLAAPGDVIVASADSTAANTTYQIWSGTSLAAPQVSGAAAVVHSAFPSLDYNAVRQIILGTADDLGDPGPDAIYGYGRLNVGRAVRGPGRFDWGNFNANVTGSTMTFSNDIAGTGGLNVTGAGMLSLLGNNSYTGPTTVDGNATLQVMNDLASSLTVGHAGSAKLNATLHGSVTNHGSLTVGGSDPVGLEGAHIDGNLNLASDGTLSLLIGTPFTVGGTATLGGTIAFTGAVPNYMKTSHQQVLSAGSVQGQFAQTVKGPGVFFSSTLQYAATEVFLDTTSLSVTSVANSTMSQSLAATSSAQRVDGAMTQISNILAPGATSAGMVDISMLIAAGGIQQASSTRSAQASLESLSGQLYAAGTAVTLAGIDAGNDALMQHLDAMGKGGAWMQSLDSQGGMSRSGYGNVGFNIGGNMVGNDIRLGANGFAGLAVAQMRSNGQLSGNFDRQRNRSTEGSLYAGTQGANWYSVGRVAFGSYRGDTQRLLRFGDMGGAFTGGDYSGRYNVAYGEMGYRSHLGAFDFTPYADVQYASIHRDGFAELGGDGFGLAADGHTTSRWQAGLGLRAGSTWLTSYGKFRMDMKLGWQNAFATKGEVFSARYTGLSQWAPVDGIGLSRQAATLGLNAGMDLGSRTQLAFGVDQRFASRDHSRSATASVKVAW from the coding sequence ATGGGCAGGAATATCCTTCGCCAGCGCGAACTTGCGCTGGCCGTTTGCGTGAGCCTTGGCGTGGCCGCCTGTGGTGGCGGAGGCGGCGGGAAGAGCAGTGGGGGCGGCGGCACCGTCATCAACCCACCGACCACCCCGACCCAGCCGACCACCCCATCGACGCCACAGCCCCCGATCGATGTCCAGCTGACGGCCACGAACGTGCGTATCGCCCAGGGCGCCGGTTTCAATGGCCAGGGTGAGGTCATTGGCATCATCGACACCGGCGTTACTCGCGCGCACCCTGCGCTCGCAGGCCGGGTCACGAGCAACCTCACGTATGTCGATCCCTCCACGAACAACACCGGCGTCGACGATGTGGTTGGCCACGGCACGGCCGTGGCCGAAATCGCGGCTGGCACGCCCTTCGGCCTGTTCGTTGGCGGTGTGGCCCCGCAGGCCACGATCGTGTCGGCGCGCATCATCAACGACAAGGCACCCACCGACGATGGCTCGGGGCAGGGTAACAAGACCACTTCCGCTGACCCGCTCGGCCAGGTCAATAGCGACGTCGCCAGCCACGGCGCGCGCATCATCAACAATTCGTGGGGTGGCGTTTATTGGGACGTCACGGACACGGCGGCGACGAAGAGCTTCCACGACGCCTACGCGTCGCTGACGGCGAACGGCGCGCATCTCTTCGTGTTCGCGGCAGGTAACAACGGCGATCCGAATCCTTCCGACGTGGCGGCGCTGCCCTCGCGAGCGCCCGATCTTGAACAGGGGTGGCTGACGGTCGTTGCGCTTGACAGCAACAACACCTCGCAGATCGCGTCGTACTCCAACCGCTGCGGTATCGCCAAGAACTATTGCCTGGCCGCGCCGGGTGACGTGATCGTGGCCTCGGCGGATTCCACCGCGGCCAATACCACCTACCAGATCTGGTCGGGCACATCGCTTGCCGCGCCGCAGGTGTCAGGTGCCGCGGCCGTGGTACACAGCGCGTTCCCTTCGCTCGATTACAACGCGGTGCGCCAGATCATCCTGGGCACTGCCGATGACCTGGGTGACCCGGGTCCCGATGCCATCTACGGCTACGGGCGCCTTAATGTCGGCCGCGCGGTACGCGGCCCAGGCCGCTTCGACTGGGGCAATTTCAACGCGAACGTCACCGGCAGCACCATGACGTTCTCAAACGATATCGCAGGCACTGGCGGCCTGAATGTCACCGGCGCGGGCATGCTCTCGCTACTGGGCAACAACTCGTATACCGGTCCCACGACGGTGGACGGCAATGCGACGCTTCAGGTCATGAACGATCTTGCGAGCTCCCTGACTGTCGGACACGCCGGTAGCGCGAAGTTGAATGCGACCCTGCACGGAAGCGTGACGAACCACGGTTCGTTGACGGTGGGTGGATCCGACCCAGTGGGCCTCGAGGGTGCGCATATTGATGGCAACCTGAATCTCGCCAGCGACGGGACGCTTTCACTGCTGATCGGCACACCGTTCACCGTAGGTGGCACGGCGACGCTCGGCGGCACCATCGCGTTCACCGGCGCGGTGCCTAACTACATGAAGACCTCGCATCAGCAGGTACTGTCCGCTGGTAGCGTCCAGGGACAGTTCGCCCAGACGGTGAAAGGCCCTGGCGTATTCTTCTCGTCGACGTTGCAGTACGCAGCTACCGAAGTCTTTCTCGATACCACGTCACTCAGCGTCACCAGCGTCGCCAACAGCACCATGTCGCAATCGCTCGCGGCAACCTCGTCGGCGCAGCGTGTCGATGGCGCCATGACGCAAATCAGCAACATCCTGGCGCCGGGTGCGACGAGCGCCGGCATGGTCGATATCTCGATGCTGATTGCTGCCGGTGGCATCCAGCAGGCCAGCTCGACCCGTAGCGCACAGGCTTCCCTGGAGTCCCTCTCCGGACAGCTTTACGCGGCCGGTACCGCGGTGACGCTGGCAGGCATCGACGCGGGCAACGATGCGCTGATGCAGCACCTCGATGCCATGGGTAAGGGCGGCGCGTGGATGCAGTCGCTGGATTCGCAGGGCGGCATGAGCCGCAGTGGCTACGGCAACGTCGGTTTCAACATCGGCGGCAACATGGTAGGCAATGACATTCGCCTCGGGGCGAATGGCTTCGCCGGCCTTGCCGTGGCGCAGATGCGCAGCAATGGCCAGCTCTCGGGCAACTTCGACCGCCAGCGCAACCGCTCCACGGAAGGCTCGTTGTACGCCGGTACGCAGGGTGCGAACTGGTACAGCGTGGGCCGCGTCGCCTTCGGCAGCTACCGTGGCGATACGCAGCGCCTGCTGCGCTTTGGCGACATGGGCGGCGCGTTCACCGGCGGCGATTACAGCGGCCGCTACAACGTCGCCTACGGCGAAATGGGCTATCGCAGCCATCTGGGTGCGTTCGACTTCACCCCGTACGCCGATGTGCAGTACGCCAGCATCCATCGCGATGGCTTCGCGGAACTCGGTGGCGATGGCTTCGGCCTGGCCGCCGATGGCCACACGACCTCGCGCTGGCAGGCGGGGCTGGGCCTGCGTGCGGGCAGCACGTGGCTTACCTCGTACGGCAAGTTCCGCATGGACATGAAGCTGGGCTGGCAGAACGCCTTCGCCACGAAGGGCGAGGTCTTCTCGGCACGCTACACGGGTCTTTCGCAGTGGGCGCCGGTCGATGGCATCGGCCTGTCGCGGCAGGCGGCGACGCTGGGACTAAACGCAGGTATGGACCTCGGCTCGCGAACGCAACTGGCGTTCGGTGTGGATCAGCGCTTTGCCAGCCGGGATCATTCACGCTCGGCCACCGCCAGTGTGAAGGTGGCCTGGTAA
- a CDS encoding thiolase family protein, with translation MSDIVIAGAKRTAIGSFLGQFTGVPTPELGAIAIKAALEQSGVGAADVTEVIMGCVLPANLGQAPARQASLKAGLPTSAGATTINKVCGSGMKAIMLAHDLIKAGSASVVVAGGMESMTNAPHMVNARTGIRYGDGQLVDHMAWDGLTNPYDGQSMGVFGEKCADKYHFTREAQDAYAIASVERAKAAQAAAAFANEIVPVTVQGRKGPQDFVEDEQPGRSDTAKIPTLRAAFRKENGTITAASSSSISDGAAALVLMSADDAKAKGAKPLARIVAHATHSQEPEWFTTAPVGAIQKVLDKAGWKVGEVDLFEVNEAFAVVPMAVMHELGVGHDKLNVNGGACALGHPIGASGARIVVTLLNALTVRGAKRGVASLCIGGGEATAIAIELV, from the coding sequence ATGTCCGACATCGTCATCGCGGGTGCCAAGCGCACCGCCATTGGTTCCTTCCTCGGCCAGTTCACCGGCGTGCCCACGCCCGAATTGGGCGCCATCGCCATCAAGGCGGCCCTGGAACAGTCGGGCGTGGGCGCGGCCGATGTGACCGAAGTGATCATGGGCTGCGTGCTCCCGGCCAACCTGGGCCAGGCACCGGCGCGCCAGGCCTCGCTGAAGGCCGGCCTGCCGACCTCGGCGGGCGCCACCACGATCAACAAGGTGTGCGGTTCCGGCATGAAAGCCATCATGCTCGCGCACGATCTGATCAAGGCGGGCTCCGCGTCGGTCGTTGTCGCCGGCGGCATGGAATCGATGACGAACGCACCGCACATGGTGAATGCGCGCACCGGCATCCGTTACGGCGACGGCCAGCTCGTCGACCACATGGCATGGGATGGCCTCACCAACCCCTACGACGGCCAGTCCATGGGTGTCTTCGGTGAGAAGTGCGCCGACAAGTACCATTTCACCCGCGAAGCCCAGGATGCCTACGCCATCGCGTCGGTGGAGCGCGCAAAAGCCGCGCAGGCAGCCGCCGCGTTCGCCAACGAGATCGTTCCGGTGACGGTGCAGGGTCGCAAGGGCCCGCAAGACTTCGTGGAAGACGAGCAGCCGGGCCGTTCCGATACCGCGAAGATCCCGACGCTGCGCGCCGCTTTCCGCAAGGAAAATGGCACGATCACCGCCGCCAGCTCGTCGAGCATTTCCGATGGCGCTGCCGCGCTCGTCCTGATGTCAGCCGACGATGCGAAGGCCAAGGGCGCGAAGCCGCTGGCCCGCATCGTGGCGCACGCCACCCATTCGCAGGAACCGGAATGGTTCACCACGGCGCCTGTTGGCGCGATCCAGAAGGTGCTCGACAAGGCCGGCTGGAAGGTGGGCGAAGTCGATCTGTTCGAAGTGAACGAAGCCTTCGCCGTGGTGCCGATGGCGGTGATGCACGAGCTTGGCGTCGGCCACGACAAGCTCAATGTAAACGGCGGCGCGTGCGCGCTGGGCCATCCGATTGGCGCGAGCGGCGCTCGCATCGTGGTCACTCTTCTCAATGCGTTGACGGTACGTGGGGCAAAAAGGGGCGTCGCCTCGCTTTGCATTGGTGGCGGCGAAGCAACGGCTATCGCCATCGAACTGGTGTGA